Proteins from a genomic interval of Yarrowia lipolytica chromosome 1E, complete sequence:
- a CDS encoding uncharacterized protein (Compare to YALI0E10043g, weakly similar to uniprot|Q9P5S9 Neurospora crassa Nebula related protein), whose amino-acid sequence MTEPSETPSTSPIDTDTDTKTTMATVAVPLASLNNASKKHKMATNTLIITGLSRAHFSSEPFMLELKKALESDDLVCWAPLKSLGRIVCVFVTPDSCSVAKKYIKQAAEAAYVDEEFLNYSTLKAQYAPNNTDMATLGDTKQRLQLPDAGKLFFISPPPSPPAGWTSRLEDTPNPNAFDSQFYDMLHKELSNVAEPKEEKNDPINIPVSAGTRKITLHEGLKLDTNQGVSSGMNSPTIILECEEGDVVSPGVAFAKTERPPVEL is encoded by the coding sequence atGACGGAGCCCTCGGAAACGCCCTCCACCTCGCCAatcgacacagacacagacacaaagacaacTATGGCCACCGTCGCAGTACCTCTCGCTTCTCTCAACAACGCTTCCAAGAAACACAAGATGGCCACCAACACCCTCATTATCACCGGGCTTTCACGAGCGCACTTTTCGTCCGAGCCGTTCATGCTCGAGCTCAAAAAGGCGCTAGAGTCCGACGATCTGGTGTGCTGGGCTCCCCTCAAGTCGCTGGGCCGAATCGTCTGCGTTTTTGTGACCCCAGACTCGTGTTCGGTGGCGAAGAAGTACATCAAGCAGGCGGCCGAGGCAGCATACGTGGACGAGGAGTTCCTCAACTACTCCACCTTGAAGGCCCAGTACGCCCCCAATAATACAGACATGGCCACTCTCGGCGACACAAAGCAGCGATTGCAACTGCCCGACGCTGGCaagctcttcttcatctcgcCCCCTCCCTCTCCTCCGGCTGGATGGACCTCCAGACTCGAAGATacccccaaccccaacgcCTTTGACTCGCAGTTCTACGACATGCTGCACAAGGAACTAAGCAACGTGGCtgagcccaaggaggaaaagaacGACCCCATCAACATTCCTGTGAGCGCAGGTACCCGAAAAATCACTCTCCACGAGGGCCTCAAATTGGACACCAACCAGGGCGTTTCCAGCGGCATGAACTCGCCAACAATCATCCTCGAGTGCGAGGAGGGTGACGTCGTGTCGCCGGGAGTCGCCTTTGCAAAGACCGAGAGACCCCCTGTCGAGCTGTAG
- a CDS encoding uncharacterized protein (Compare to YALI0E10021g, some similarities with uniprot|P53306 Saccharomyces cerevisiae YGR216C N-acetylglucosaminyl- phosphatidylinositol biosynthetic protein GPI1, similar to Saccharomyces cerevisiae GPI1 (YGR216C); ancestral locus Anc_5.114), whose product MSTAPLTSRNMDPSLPDEPRENGSTTPMRVFWPLEEMHVMRGRRYDDCLVIGWRNDGCNVVVIATCVELPEVARKRGLEIVGYVGKARDLCDLSRETKNESRSTPSRHLIPFTYTADSPLTCSLPDVTIITYKTPNPQRMQFYSTDPISLGILGWSVPMRVISQEFEQELVHEQQKKQCLMDKLVQHGGVEFGGDDYVEGDKEIVVETLEKTDEQGDCQLGVLSYTEETEAPRLNGTVHAEGGAPECQLERILAQINSAYRLQKLVHNNKESHVISTLLCTLVNPLIPLFTNLVIYFIMGIRIFCEACLLLIEFRVLGKNLKQTSATAIQLDLRLQQVCYLPVQWMRIRGHDSHTQSPSHIAIERRISESGHGSAAKRHVPPEYIRMYNTVWLVLNDLILGFALSAYLLDNQTWIAENGPRLASYILVTFPESTIIWLMDSPAGLKLNTELAKFFGQFLLWVIHFWSRTVVHGLIIPAMPYMPALGSVISRVGGITLTISVLCDLISFTTLHIYAFYIASAKIFHWQLGVITSLFHLFRGKRQNVLRHRIDSCNYDLDQLLMGTIFFTVLVFLLPTVMVFYGAFALARLSIIILSAVLETILAFLNHFPLFALLLRAKDRKRLPGGIKFVANGVTLELQNIPLGFSKIFYQYSLLSDRIRFHYLSVRVIKRLLTGQFVPVQRNRLYILLYSTLPEQRIDIGSLWKLLRGGE is encoded by the coding sequence ATGTCAACTGCACCTCTCACGTCCCGCAACATGGACCCATCTTTACCCGACGAACCACGCGAAAACGGATCTACCACCCCAATGAGAGTGTTCTGGCCGCTGGAAGAGATGCACGTGATGCGCGGGAGGAGGTACGACGACTGCTTAGTCATTGGCTGGCGCAACGACGGCTGCAATGTTGTTGTCATAGCCACATGTGTCGAGCTGCCCGAGGTCGCCAGGAAACGGGGGTTGGAGATTGTTGGATATGTGGGTAAGGCACGTGATCTGTGCGacttgtcacgtgagaccAAGAATGAGTCGCGCTCGACGCCATCACGCCATCTAATTCCTTTCACCTACACCGCTGACAGTCCATTAACATGCTCTCTTCCCGACGTGACGATAATCACATACAAGACGCCAAATCCACAGCGGATGCAGTTTTACAGCACAGATCCGATTTCGTTGGGAATTCTCGGCTGGTCGGTGCCAATGCGGGTCATTTCGCAGGAATTCGAGCAGGAACTGGTTCACGAACAGCAAAAGAAGCAGTGTTTGATGGACAAGTTGGTACAGcatggaggagtggagTTTGGGGGTGACGACTACGTGGAGGGtgacaaggagattgtggtgGAAACcctggagaagacagaCGAGCAAGGGGACTGCCAGTTGGGGGTTTTGTCATACACAGAAGAGACCGAAGCTCCGAGATTGAACGGAACAGTCCATGCAGAAGGTGGTGCTCCAGAGTGTCAGTTAGAACGGATTCTTGCACAAATCAACTCGGCATACCGATTGCAGAAACTGGTacacaacaacaaagaGAGTCATGTGATTTCAACGCTTCTATGCACTCTCGTCAACCCCTTGATTCCGCTCTTCACGAATCTGGTGATATATTTCATCATGGGGATCCGAATCTTCTGTGAGGCATGTCTGCTGCTAATCGAGTTCCGCGTGCTCGGAAAGAATCTTAAACAGACGTCAGCTACAGCCATTCAGCTTGATTTGAGACTACAGCAAGTCTGCTACTTGCCAGTGCAGTGGATGCGTATTCGAGGCCATGACAGTCATACCCAGTCACCTAGTCACATTGCCATTGAACGTCGTATCAGCGAAAGTGGACATGGAAGTGCTGCCAAGCGACACGTTCCTCCAGAATACATTCGAATGTACAACACCGTCTGGCTTGTGTTGAACGATCTCATCTTGGGATTCGCTCTAAGTGCTTATCTACTTGATAACCAGACTTGGATAGCTGAGAATGGACCTCGCTTGGCCAGTTACATTCTTGTAACATTCCCAGAATCAACTATTATCTGGTTGATGGACTCCCCGGCTGGTCTAAAGCTCAATACCGAGTTGGCCAAGTTCTTTGGACAATTTCTGCTGTGGGTGATCCACTTTTGGTCTAGAACAGTGGTGCATGGTCTCATCATCCCCGCAATGCCCTACATGCCAGCTCTGGGAAGCGTCATCTCTCGTGTTGGTGGTATCACTCTGACCATCTCTGTGCTATGTGATCTTATCTCTTTTACCACGCTGCACATTTACGCATTCTACATTGCATCAGCTAAAATCTTCCATTGGCAACTGGGAGTAATCACCTCGTTGTTCCACCTGTTCAGAGGCAAGCGTCAGAACGTGCTGAGACACCGTATCGACTCTTGCAACTATGATCTCGACCAGCTTCTGATGGGAACCATCTTCTTCACAGTCCTGGTCTTTCTTTTGCCGACAGTCATGGTATTCTACGGAGCCTTTGCATTGGCCCGGCTGTCCATCATCATTCTCTCCGCAGTCCTGGAAACCATTCTGGCCTTCCTGAACCACTTTCCGCTCTTTGCTCTGCTTCTAAGAGCCAAAGACAGAAAAAGACTGCCAGGGGGCATCAAGTTCGTGGCCAATGGGGTCActctggagctgcagaaCATCCCTCTCGGCTTCTCCAAGATCTTCTACCAGTATTCGCTTCTTTCAGACCGAATCCGGTTCCATTACCTCAGCGTAAGGGTTATCAAGCGGCTGCTGACAGGCCAGTTTGTGCCTGTTCAGAGAAACAGGCTGTACattctactgtactcgaCTCTGCCAGAGCAGAGAATTGATATTGGGTCACTGTGGAAGTTGCTGAGAGGGGGAGAGTGA